A stretch of Helicobacter pylori oki112 DNA encodes these proteins:
- a CDS encoding ketoacyl-ACP synthase III produces MEFYASLKSIAMHVPSECVKNAEFQQFLDTSDEWIEKRTGIKERRFANDEEKSSDLGVIAAKQAIERAHLTPKDIDLVVVATLSPDFLAMPSTACVLSAKLGIENKPAFDISAACTGFIYLLSVAKAYVESGMYENVLIVGAEKTSSVLDFKDRGTCILFGDGAGACVIGRTKRLKESILDVQISANGNFSNYLYTPRTLKPTPFNAKEEALEPFLCMKGNEVFKLAVKTLLKDVEMILEKNALKPEDVRLFIPHQANFRIIQAVREHLDFKDEQVVLTVHKYGNTSAASIPMAMGEAYEEGCLKKGDLMLLDAFGGGLTWGSALVYFGGS; encoded by the coding sequence ATGGAATTTTACGCCTCTCTTAAATCCATTGCGATGCATGTTCCAAGCGAGTGTGTGAAAAATGCAGAGTTTCAGCAATTTTTGGATACCAGCGATGAATGGATAGAAAAAAGGACTGGTATCAAAGAGCGCCGTTTCGCTAACGATGAAGAAAAAAGCAGCGATTTAGGGGTAATAGCGGCTAAACAGGCCATAGAGAGAGCGCATTTAACCCCAAAAGACATTGATTTGGTGGTTGTGGCGACTTTAAGCCCTGATTTTTTGGCCATGCCTTCAACCGCTTGCGTGTTGAGCGCGAAATTAGGCATTGAAAACAAGCCGGCGTTTGATATTTCAGCCGCTTGCACGGGTTTTATTTATTTATTATCGGTGGCTAAGGCTTATGTTGAGAGCGGGATGTATGAAAATGTGCTGATTGTGGGGGCAGAAAAAACGAGCAGCGTGCTAGATTTTAAGGATAGGGGGACTTGTATTTTATTTGGCGATGGGGCTGGGGCGTGCGTGATAGGCAGAACCAAGCGTTTAAAAGAAAGCATTTTAGATGTGCAGATTTCAGCGAACGGGAATTTTTCTAATTATCTCTATACGCCAAGGACTCTAAAACCCACGCCCTTTAACGCTAAAGAAGAAGCTTTAGAGCCTTTTTTGTGCATGAAAGGCAATGAAGTGTTTAAACTAGCGGTAAAAACGCTTTTAAAAGATGTGGAAATGATCTTAGAAAAAAACGCTCTCAAACCTGAAGATGTGCGTTTGTTTATCCCGCATCAAGCTAATTTTAGGATCATTCAAGCGGTGCGGGAGCATTTGGATTTTAAAGATGAGCAAGTGGTTTTAACCGTGCATAAATACGGCAACACTTCAGCAGCCAGTATCCCTATGGCTATGGGTGAAGCTTATGAAGAGGGGTGCTTGAAAAAGGGCGATTTAATGCTTTTAGACGCTTTTGGTGGGGGATTGACTTGGGGTTCAGCGTTGGTGTATTTTGGAGGAAGTTAA